A stretch of Henckelia pumila isolate YLH828 chromosome 4, ASM3356847v2, whole genome shotgun sequence DNA encodes these proteins:
- the LOC140863534 gene encoding calmodulin-binding protein 60 B-like isoform X2 — MMKRKFMDIEEDEPHLPIGEYQGRLLGSSRVTSSIFRGANSTRGLQDFVPSLEPILRKWVQEAVDQAINPYLRSCGNEIQCSESTTYKLRFDNNLPHTLFTNSKVASDGGGPIKIGLYDSRSKSLVKSGPLSSIKVNVAVLDGDFGPDDREDWEKKDFDRKLLQSREGKRPLVTGDLLVTLKDGVGYVGEISFTDNSRWIRSGKFRLAATVHAGGGEIRVREGMTNAFKVKDHRGESYQKHYPPSLDDDIWRLEKIAKDGVSHNRLAQFGLLSVQDFLRLYVTDMSSLRAVLNNVSNRTWETIIRHATTCRLDNKLYLYRNVCGTGLLFDSIYRAVGVSSDRQSFHSLDSNNARQMRLVEDLKQHAYKNTKDWIQVDDLSALGYPMLTGSGAGNLNDPSLDFQGRNFLAEVEQLPMPINPDHPTASPPFNCEIERDYSSFENSFVESSRQMQVNPTMSDYIGEFYTLVSEPQLSSDDLPIDNNYQEWETQNELVQDSDSRQVADTG; from the exons ATGATGAAGAGGAAATTTATGGATATAGAAGAAGATGAACCTCATCTCCCGATTGGTGAATATCAAGGCCGCCTATTGGGCTCGAGCCGGGTCACTTCGAG CATATTCAGAGGGGCAAATAGCACACGGGGTCTGCAAGATTTCGTGCCTAGCTTGGAACCAATCCTTAGGAAATGG GTGCAAGAGGCAGTGGACCAGGCAATCAACCCATATTTGAG GTCGTGTGGCAATGAAATCCAGTGCTCGGAATCAACAACGTACAAGCTTAGGTTTGACAATAATCTGCCGCACACGTTGTTCACCAACAGCAAGGTTGCGTCCGACGGCGGCGGCCCGATCAAGATTGGGTTGTACGATTCTCGTTCCAAATCCCTTGTTAAATCTGGTCCTCTATCTTCCATCAAAGTGAATGTGGCCGTGCTTGATGGTGATTTTGGTCCCGATGATCGCGAAGATTGGGAAAAGAAGGATTTTGATCGGAAACTTCTTCAGAGCAGGGAAGGGAAGAGGCCATTGGTGACTGGGGATTTGCTTGTCACCTTGAAGGATGGAGTGGGTTATGTTGGTGAAATCAGCTTCACTGACAATTCGAGATGGATCAGAAGTGGGAAATTTCGGTTGGCAGCGACTGTTCATGCCGGTGGCGGTGAGATTAGGGTCAGAGAAGGAATGACCAATGCCTTCAAAGTTAAGGATCATCGCGGAGAGT CATACCAGAAGCACTACCCCCCATCCTTAGACGATGACATATGGCGGTTGGAGAAGATTGCCAAAGATGGTGTGTCCCATAATAGACTGGCTCAGTTTGGTTTGTTGTCGGTTCAAGATTTCTTGAGATTGTATGTCACGGACATGTCCTCACTACGCGCT GTGCTTAATAACGTTTCAAACAGGACATGGGAGACAATTATACGGCATGCCACCACATGCAGATTAGACAACAAGCTATATCTATACAGGAATGTATGTGGTACTGGCCtgttgtttgattccatctACAGAGCCGTTGGTGTGAGTTCTGATAGACAAAGTTTCCATTCTTTGGATTCCAACAATGCACGTCAAATG AGGCTGGTGGAAGATCTGAAGCAGCATGCTTACAAAAACACAAAGGACTGGATTCAAGTAGATGATCTGTCTGCACTTGGCTACCCGATGCTAACTGGTTCAGGAGCTGGCAATTTGAATGATCCTAGCTTAGATTTTCAGGGCAGAAACTTCCTAGCTGAAGTGG AGCAGCTACCGATGCCCATAAATCCTGATCATCCAACGGCATCTCCTCCATTCAATTGTGAAATAGAACGAGACTATAGTTCCTTTGAGAATTCTTTTGTTGAGAGTTCGCGTCAAATGCAAGTGAACCCAACCATGAGTGATTATATTGGGGAATTCTACACATTGGTCTCGGAACCGCAACTTTCAAGTGATGATCTACCAATTGATAATAACTATCAG GAATGGGAAACCCAAAACGAGCTGGTGCAAGATTCTGACAGTCGTCAAGTGGCGGATACTGGTTAA
- the LOC140863534 gene encoding calmodulin-binding protein 60 B-like isoform X1 codes for MMKRKFMDIEEDEPHLPIGEYQGRLLGSSRVTSSIFRGANSTRGLQDFVPSLEPILRKWVQEAVDQAINPYLRSCGNEIQCSESTTYKLRFDNNLPHTLFTNSKVASDGGGPIKIGLYDSRSKSLVKSGPLSSIKVNVAVLDGDFGPDDREDWEKKDFDRKLLQSREGKRPLVTGDLLVTLKDGVGYVGEISFTDNSRWIRSGKFRLAATVHAGGGEIRVREGMTNAFKVKDHRGESYQKHYPPSLDDDIWRLEKIAKDGVSHNRLAQFGLLSVQDFLRLYVTDMSSLRAVLNNVSNRTWETIIRHATTCRLDNKLYLYRNVCGTGLLFDSIYRAVGVSSDRQSFHSLDSNNARQMRLVEDLKQHAYKNTKDWIQVDDLSALGYPMLTGSGAGNLNDPSLDFQGRNFLAEVEQLPMPINPDHPTASPPFNCEIERDYSSFENSFVESSRQMQVNPTMSDYIGEFYTLVSEPQLSSDDLPIDNNYQVDLTAWHENGLLLDSNNHQIISSNSRILVARNGKPKTSWCKILTVVKWRILVKRSATAKKWEQYLYNYI; via the exons ATGATGAAGAGGAAATTTATGGATATAGAAGAAGATGAACCTCATCTCCCGATTGGTGAATATCAAGGCCGCCTATTGGGCTCGAGCCGGGTCACTTCGAG CATATTCAGAGGGGCAAATAGCACACGGGGTCTGCAAGATTTCGTGCCTAGCTTGGAACCAATCCTTAGGAAATGG GTGCAAGAGGCAGTGGACCAGGCAATCAACCCATATTTGAG GTCGTGTGGCAATGAAATCCAGTGCTCGGAATCAACAACGTACAAGCTTAGGTTTGACAATAATCTGCCGCACACGTTGTTCACCAACAGCAAGGTTGCGTCCGACGGCGGCGGCCCGATCAAGATTGGGTTGTACGATTCTCGTTCCAAATCCCTTGTTAAATCTGGTCCTCTATCTTCCATCAAAGTGAATGTGGCCGTGCTTGATGGTGATTTTGGTCCCGATGATCGCGAAGATTGGGAAAAGAAGGATTTTGATCGGAAACTTCTTCAGAGCAGGGAAGGGAAGAGGCCATTGGTGACTGGGGATTTGCTTGTCACCTTGAAGGATGGAGTGGGTTATGTTGGTGAAATCAGCTTCACTGACAATTCGAGATGGATCAGAAGTGGGAAATTTCGGTTGGCAGCGACTGTTCATGCCGGTGGCGGTGAGATTAGGGTCAGAGAAGGAATGACCAATGCCTTCAAAGTTAAGGATCATCGCGGAGAGT CATACCAGAAGCACTACCCCCCATCCTTAGACGATGACATATGGCGGTTGGAGAAGATTGCCAAAGATGGTGTGTCCCATAATAGACTGGCTCAGTTTGGTTTGTTGTCGGTTCAAGATTTCTTGAGATTGTATGTCACGGACATGTCCTCACTACGCGCT GTGCTTAATAACGTTTCAAACAGGACATGGGAGACAATTATACGGCATGCCACCACATGCAGATTAGACAACAAGCTATATCTATACAGGAATGTATGTGGTACTGGCCtgttgtttgattccatctACAGAGCCGTTGGTGTGAGTTCTGATAGACAAAGTTTCCATTCTTTGGATTCCAACAATGCACGTCAAATG AGGCTGGTGGAAGATCTGAAGCAGCATGCTTACAAAAACACAAAGGACTGGATTCAAGTAGATGATCTGTCTGCACTTGGCTACCCGATGCTAACTGGTTCAGGAGCTGGCAATTTGAATGATCCTAGCTTAGATTTTCAGGGCAGAAACTTCCTAGCTGAAGTGG AGCAGCTACCGATGCCCATAAATCCTGATCATCCAACGGCATCTCCTCCATTCAATTGTGAAATAGAACGAGACTATAGTTCCTTTGAGAATTCTTTTGTTGAGAGTTCGCGTCAAATGCAAGTGAACCCAACCATGAGTGATTATATTGGGGAATTCTACACATTGGTCTCGGAACCGCAACTTTCAAGTGATGATCTACCAATTGATAATAACTATCAGGTTGACTTAACAGCATGGCATGAGAATGGATTGCTTCTTGATTCAAACAATCACCAAATAATTTCTTCTAATTCTCGAATCCTTGTCGCCAGGAATGGGAAACCCAAAACGAGCTGGTGCAAGATTCTGACAGTCGTCAAGTGGCGGATACTGGTTAAACGTAGTGCAACTGCTAAAAAATGGGAGCAGTATTTATACAACTATATTTGA
- the LOC140863485 gene encoding uncharacterized protein isoform X2: protein MKEIVTVQIGSYANFIGSHFWNFQDELLGLADNPESDEIFKNHHFNMDVLYRSGETRQGILTCTPRLVSVDFQGSLGCVSAHGTLYNEVPVASIDTPTWKGSVTTQASEPLKKNLFLQSLDLGDTDENMNNSRGYDGRNSNSRTEYQDKDIVECLEDGVQYWTDFSKVHYHPQSLYELNGLWMDPKDFNNYGIGRDAFSGCLSGEEINERLRFFVEECDLIQGFQFIVDDSGGFSGVAGEFLENIADEYTNVPVLLYCVRSPDSYLNSKSQKQTISSKLHDAVSLARLSSFCKLIVPVGLPSLSTSRLSKYLCIKDQKPYHTSAVYASAIHSISLPFRMQPLGPSTQSRYACGAVDINDFMHMIGGQSRQNIVTILDVSMPVPGNQIPQYLLENLLPLTPEIAEVEDMLAVESISVHGVFGTGYQRASVPQVKDAVQASYLNSAGRPKFTHLSVAQCPLPVPLPFPSVFSNLVGQHGEILDDPISGSATTRGSLEVHSIPMAARLRSSSAVLPYLEDRLMNLRRLGIARGALGTELLRSWGFDKDDLDDIGETLSKMVSTLNPFNEESSDSE from the exons ATGAAGGAAATCGTGACAGTTCAAATTGGAAGCTATGCTAATTTTATCGGCTCCCATTTCTGGAACTTCCAG GATGAGCTTCTTGGCTTGGCTGACAACCCTGAGAGTgatgaaatatttaaaaaccATCACTTTAATATGGACGTCCTCTACCGTTCTGGCGAAACTCGGCAG GGTATTCTTACATGCACTCCTCGCCTGGTTTCAGTTGATTTTCAAG GCTCACTAGGATGTGTTAGCGCACACGGAACATTGTATAATGAGGTCCCGGTTGCATCGATTGATACCCCTACATG GAAGGGTAGTGTAACAACTCAGGCATCTGAACCTCTGAAGAAGAACTTGTTCTTGCAAAGTTTAGACTTGGGAGACACTGATGAGAACATGAATAACTCTAGAGGTTATGATGGAAGGAACAGTAATTCTCGGACTGAATATCAAGATAAAGACATCGTAGAATGTCTGGAAGATGGAGTTCAGTACTGGACAGATTTCTCAAAAGTTCATTATCATCCTCAGAGTCTGTATGAGTTAAATGGCTTGTGGATGGACCCTAAAGATTTTAACAATTATGGAATTGGAAGAGATGCTTTTTCAGGGTGCCTGTCTGGAGAAGAAATTAATGAGAGGCTTCGCTTTTTTGTTGAAGAATGCGACCTGATTCAG GGATTTCAATTTATTGTTGATGATTCTGGAGGATTCTCTGGTGTAGCTGGggaatttttagaaaatattgcaGATGAGTACACAAATGTTCCAGTTCTACTCTACTGTGTCCGTAGTCCTGATTCCTACCTCAATTCCAAAAGCCAAAAACAAACAATCTCCAGTAAACTCCATGATGCAGTTTCACTTGCAAGGCTATCTTCTTTCTGTAAATTGATTGTCCCAGTTGGTTTACCGTCGCTGAGTACAA GTAGACTGTCCAAGTATCTATGTATAAAAGATCAAAAGCCTTACCACACCAGTGCAGTTTATGCATCTGCAATACACTCCATTAGTCTCCCCTTCAGAATGCAACCACTTGGGCCTAGTACACAATCGAGATACGCATGTGGTGCAGTGGATATTAATGATTTCATGCATATGATAGGGGGCCAATCTAGGCAGAATATTGTTACCATTCTGGATGTTTCTATGCCAGTTCCAG GTAACCAAATCCCACAATATTTATTGGAGAATTTGTTGCCGTTGACTCCAGAGATAGCTGAAGTTGAAGATATGCTTGCTGTGGAGTCCATCAGTGTTCATGGAGTCTTTGGAACAG GGTATCAAAGAGCCTCTGTTCCTCAAGTTAAAGATGCAGTGCAGGCTTCTTACTTAAATTCAGCTGGGAGGCCAAAATTCACTCATCTAAGTGTAGCACAATGCCCTCTTCCAGTTCCTTTGCCTTTTCCTTCAGTGTTCAGTAATCTTGTTGGTCAACATGGCGAGATCTTGGATGATCCAATTTCAGGTTCTGCAACAACCAGAGGATCGCTCGAAGTTCACTCCATCCCCATGGCAGCGAGATTGCGTTCTAGCAGTGCTGTTTTGCCATATTTGGAGGATAGACTGATGAACCTTCGTAGGCTTGGGATTGCACGAGGAGCACTAGGTACAGAACTGCTTAGAAGTTGGGGTTTCGACAAAGACGATCTTGATGACATAGGAGAGACACTGTCTAAAATGGTTTCAACGCTAAATCCTTTTAATGAAGAATCTTCAGATTCGGAGTAG
- the LOC140863485 gene encoding uncharacterized protein isoform X1 yields the protein MKEIVTVQIGSYANFIGSHFWNFQDELLGLADNPESDEIFKNHHFNMDVLYRSGETRQGILTCTPRLVSVDFQGSLGCVSAHGTLYNEVPVASIDTPTWKGSVTTQASEPLKKNLFLQSLDLGDTDENMNNSRGYDGRNSNSRTEYQDKDIVECLEDGVQYWTDFSKVHYHPQSLYELNGLWMDPKDFNNYGIGRDAFSGCLSGEEINERLRFFVEECDLIQGFQFIVDDSGGFSGVAGEFLENIADEYTNVPVLLYCVRSPDSYLNSKSQKQTISSKLHDAVSLARLSSFCKLIVPVGLPSLSTSRLSKYLCIKDQKPYHTSAVYASAIHSISLPFRMQPLGPSTQSRYACGAVDINDFMHMIGGQSRQNIVTILDVSMPVPGLTGNQIPQYLLENLLPLTPEIAEVEDMLAVESISVHGVFGTGYQRASVPQVKDAVQASYLNSAGRPKFTHLSVAQCPLPVPLPFPSVFSNLVGQHGEILDDPISGSATTRGSLEVHSIPMAARLRSSSAVLPYLEDRLMNLRRLGIARGALGTELLRSWGFDKDDLDDIGETLSKMVSTLNPFNEESSDSE from the exons ATGAAGGAAATCGTGACAGTTCAAATTGGAAGCTATGCTAATTTTATCGGCTCCCATTTCTGGAACTTCCAG GATGAGCTTCTTGGCTTGGCTGACAACCCTGAGAGTgatgaaatatttaaaaaccATCACTTTAATATGGACGTCCTCTACCGTTCTGGCGAAACTCGGCAG GGTATTCTTACATGCACTCCTCGCCTGGTTTCAGTTGATTTTCAAG GCTCACTAGGATGTGTTAGCGCACACGGAACATTGTATAATGAGGTCCCGGTTGCATCGATTGATACCCCTACATG GAAGGGTAGTGTAACAACTCAGGCATCTGAACCTCTGAAGAAGAACTTGTTCTTGCAAAGTTTAGACTTGGGAGACACTGATGAGAACATGAATAACTCTAGAGGTTATGATGGAAGGAACAGTAATTCTCGGACTGAATATCAAGATAAAGACATCGTAGAATGTCTGGAAGATGGAGTTCAGTACTGGACAGATTTCTCAAAAGTTCATTATCATCCTCAGAGTCTGTATGAGTTAAATGGCTTGTGGATGGACCCTAAAGATTTTAACAATTATGGAATTGGAAGAGATGCTTTTTCAGGGTGCCTGTCTGGAGAAGAAATTAATGAGAGGCTTCGCTTTTTTGTTGAAGAATGCGACCTGATTCAG GGATTTCAATTTATTGTTGATGATTCTGGAGGATTCTCTGGTGTAGCTGGggaatttttagaaaatattgcaGATGAGTACACAAATGTTCCAGTTCTACTCTACTGTGTCCGTAGTCCTGATTCCTACCTCAATTCCAAAAGCCAAAAACAAACAATCTCCAGTAAACTCCATGATGCAGTTTCACTTGCAAGGCTATCTTCTTTCTGTAAATTGATTGTCCCAGTTGGTTTACCGTCGCTGAGTACAA GTAGACTGTCCAAGTATCTATGTATAAAAGATCAAAAGCCTTACCACACCAGTGCAGTTTATGCATCTGCAATACACTCCATTAGTCTCCCCTTCAGAATGCAACCACTTGGGCCTAGTACACAATCGAGATACGCATGTGGTGCAGTGGATATTAATGATTTCATGCATATGATAGGGGGCCAATCTAGGCAGAATATTGTTACCATTCTGGATGTTTCTATGCCAGTTCCAGGTCTCACTG GTAACCAAATCCCACAATATTTATTGGAGAATTTGTTGCCGTTGACTCCAGAGATAGCTGAAGTTGAAGATATGCTTGCTGTGGAGTCCATCAGTGTTCATGGAGTCTTTGGAACAG GGTATCAAAGAGCCTCTGTTCCTCAAGTTAAAGATGCAGTGCAGGCTTCTTACTTAAATTCAGCTGGGAGGCCAAAATTCACTCATCTAAGTGTAGCACAATGCCCTCTTCCAGTTCCTTTGCCTTTTCCTTCAGTGTTCAGTAATCTTGTTGGTCAACATGGCGAGATCTTGGATGATCCAATTTCAGGTTCTGCAACAACCAGAGGATCGCTCGAAGTTCACTCCATCCCCATGGCAGCGAGATTGCGTTCTAGCAGTGCTGTTTTGCCATATTTGGAGGATAGACTGATGAACCTTCGTAGGCTTGGGATTGCACGAGGAGCACTAGGTACAGAACTGCTTAGAAGTTGGGGTTTCGACAAAGACGATCTTGATGACATAGGAGAGACACTGTCTAAAATGGTTTCAACGCTAAATCCTTTTAATGAAGAATCTTCAGATTCGGAGTAG
- the LOC140863485 gene encoding uncharacterized protein isoform X3, which yields MCRKGSVTTQASEPLKKNLFLQSLDLGDTDENMNNSRGYDGRNSNSRTEYQDKDIVECLEDGVQYWTDFSKVHYHPQSLYELNGLWMDPKDFNNYGIGRDAFSGCLSGEEINERLRFFVEECDLIQGFQFIVDDSGGFSGVAGEFLENIADEYTNVPVLLYCVRSPDSYLNSKSQKQTISSKLHDAVSLARLSSFCKLIVPVGLPSLSTSRLSKYLCIKDQKPYHTSAVYASAIHSISLPFRMQPLGPSTQSRYACGAVDINDFMHMIGGQSRQNIVTILDVSMPVPGLTGNQIPQYLLENLLPLTPEIAEVEDMLAVESISVHGVFGTGYQRASVPQVKDAVQASYLNSAGRPKFTHLSVAQCPLPVPLPFPSVFSNLVGQHGEILDDPISGSATTRGSLEVHSIPMAARLRSSSAVLPYLEDRLMNLRRLGIARGALGTELLRSWGFDKDDLDDIGETLSKMVSTLNPFNEESSDSE from the exons ATGTGTAGGAAGGGTAGTGTAACAACTCAGGCATCTGAACCTCTGAAGAAGAACTTGTTCTTGCAAAGTTTAGACTTGGGAGACACTGATGAGAACATGAATAACTCTAGAGGTTATGATGGAAGGAACAGTAATTCTCGGACTGAATATCAAGATAAAGACATCGTAGAATGTCTGGAAGATGGAGTTCAGTACTGGACAGATTTCTCAAAAGTTCATTATCATCCTCAGAGTCTGTATGAGTTAAATGGCTTGTGGATGGACCCTAAAGATTTTAACAATTATGGAATTGGAAGAGATGCTTTTTCAGGGTGCCTGTCTGGAGAAGAAATTAATGAGAGGCTTCGCTTTTTTGTTGAAGAATGCGACCTGATTCAG GGATTTCAATTTATTGTTGATGATTCTGGAGGATTCTCTGGTGTAGCTGGggaatttttagaaaatattgcaGATGAGTACACAAATGTTCCAGTTCTACTCTACTGTGTCCGTAGTCCTGATTCCTACCTCAATTCCAAAAGCCAAAAACAAACAATCTCCAGTAAACTCCATGATGCAGTTTCACTTGCAAGGCTATCTTCTTTCTGTAAATTGATTGTCCCAGTTGGTTTACCGTCGCTGAGTACAA GTAGACTGTCCAAGTATCTATGTATAAAAGATCAAAAGCCTTACCACACCAGTGCAGTTTATGCATCTGCAATACACTCCATTAGTCTCCCCTTCAGAATGCAACCACTTGGGCCTAGTACACAATCGAGATACGCATGTGGTGCAGTGGATATTAATGATTTCATGCATATGATAGGGGGCCAATCTAGGCAGAATATTGTTACCATTCTGGATGTTTCTATGCCAGTTCCAGGTCTCACTG GTAACCAAATCCCACAATATTTATTGGAGAATTTGTTGCCGTTGACTCCAGAGATAGCTGAAGTTGAAGATATGCTTGCTGTGGAGTCCATCAGTGTTCATGGAGTCTTTGGAACAG GGTATCAAAGAGCCTCTGTTCCTCAAGTTAAAGATGCAGTGCAGGCTTCTTACTTAAATTCAGCTGGGAGGCCAAAATTCACTCATCTAAGTGTAGCACAATGCCCTCTTCCAGTTCCTTTGCCTTTTCCTTCAGTGTTCAGTAATCTTGTTGGTCAACATGGCGAGATCTTGGATGATCCAATTTCAGGTTCTGCAACAACCAGAGGATCGCTCGAAGTTCACTCCATCCCCATGGCAGCGAGATTGCGTTCTAGCAGTGCTGTTTTGCCATATTTGGAGGATAGACTGATGAACCTTCGTAGGCTTGGGATTGCACGAGGAGCACTAGGTACAGAACTGCTTAGAAGTTGGGGTTTCGACAAAGACGATCTTGATGACATAGGAGAGACACTGTCTAAAATGGTTTCAACGCTAAATCCTTTTAATGAAGAATCTTCAGATTCGGAGTAG